In Sebaldella termitidis ATCC 33386, one DNA window encodes the following:
- a CDS encoding efflux RND transporter periplasmic adaptor subunit gives MDKKEIFSKIKNKKKIILLLIVLIIAFIGLYIYTREGESKEVVLYGNVDIRQVSLSFNASERIDIMYVEEGDTVKKGQLLASLDTENLLLQIEKSKAKIEAQKYVVLRLKNGTRPKEISQQLSKLNAAKAEAENARILLQRVQSAHAASDGLSVSKQEIDDARSRVKVTSAQVKEANDAYQLSAAGPRKEDIAEAEAELKAAMAELAIQEYQLSQAELRSPVDGVVRSRLQEPGDMASPQRATYLLALNEKKWIRAYIQETQLEIVKPGMEVDIYIDGYSDSPIKGQVGYISSVAEFTPKTVQTEELRTSLLYEIRVYVDDNKDVLRMGMPATIKIPRPVDPVTGSLNTKEQFL, from the coding sequence ATGGACAAAAAAGAAATATTCTCAAAAATAAAAAATAAGAAAAAAATAATTCTTCTGTTAATTGTCTTAATAATAGCTTTCATCGGACTGTATATATATACCAGAGAGGGCGAAAGCAAGGAAGTCGTACTGTATGGAAACGTGGATATCAGACAGGTTTCGCTGTCTTTTAATGCCAGTGAAAGAATAGATATAATGTATGTAGAAGAAGGCGATACAGTAAAAAAAGGACAGCTGCTGGCAAGTCTGGATACAGAAAATTTACTGCTTCAAATAGAAAAAAGCAAGGCTAAAATTGAAGCACAGAAATATGTGGTATTACGTCTGAAAAACGGAACAAGACCTAAAGAAATTTCCCAACAGCTGTCAAAACTGAATGCCGCTAAGGCTGAAGCAGAAAATGCAAGAATACTGCTGCAAAGAGTTCAGAGTGCTCATGCAGCTTCTGACGGTCTGTCAGTGAGCAAACAGGAAATAGATGATGCGAGATCAAGAGTCAAAGTAACTTCAGCCCAAGTAAAAGAGGCTAATGATGCTTATCAGCTGTCTGCAGCCGGACCCCGTAAAGAAGATATAGCTGAAGCAGAGGCCGAATTAAAAGCAGCAATGGCTGAATTAGCAATACAGGAATATCAGCTGAGCCAGGCTGAATTACGATCGCCTGTCGACGGAGTAGTTCGTTCCCGTTTGCAGGAACCCGGAGATATGGCATCGCCTCAGCGTGCGACTTACCTTCTCGCTCTGAATGAAAAAAAATGGATACGTGCATATATTCAGGAAACACAGCTGGAAATTGTTAAACCCGGAATGGAAGTCGACATCTATATTGACGGTTACTCAGACAGCCCTATAAAAGGTCAGGTCGGCTATATATCCTCAGTAGCTGAATTTACGCCTAAAACTGTTCAGACAGAAGAATTAAGAACTTCTCTGCTCTACGAAATCAGGGTTTATGTAGATGACAATAAAGATGTTCTGCGTATGGGAATGCCGGCTACAATAAAAATTCCGCGTCCGGTTGACCCTGTGACAGGAAGCCTGAATACTAAGGAGCAGTTTTTATGA
- the eno gene encoding phosphopyruvate hydratase encodes MTIIEDIHAREILDSRGNPTVEVEVYLSGGAMGRASVPSGASTGEHEAVELRDKDASRYLGQGVLKAVENVNTVIADHLMGMDALDQVAVDKAMIELDGTPNKGKLGANAILGVSLAVAKAAANQLGLPLYRYLGGVNSKELPVPMMNILNGGSHADSAVDVQEFMVQPVGAKTYKEGLRMGAEIFHHLGKILKENGDSTNVGNEGGYAPAKINGTEGALDIISQAVERAGYKLGEEITFALDAASSEFAKKDGDKYTYHFTREGGVERTSEEMVEWYAGLVAKYPIISIEDGLAEDDWDGFKKLTEKLGKTVQLVGDDLFVTNTERLSRGIREGIANSILIKVNQIGTLTETLDAIEMAKKAGYTAVISHRSGETEDDTIADIAVATNAGQIKTGSASRTDRMAKYNQLLRIEDDLAEEAIYEGINTFYNIRKK; translated from the coding sequence ATGACTATTATTGAAGATATCCACGCTAGGGAGATATTGGACTCAAGAGGGAACCCTACTGTAGAAGTGGAAGTTTATCTGTCAGGAGGTGCGATGGGAAGAGCTTCTGTACCATCTGGAGCATCTACAGGTGAACATGAGGCTGTGGAATTAAGAGATAAGGATGCAAGCAGATACCTTGGACAAGGAGTTCTAAAAGCAGTAGAAAATGTAAATACAGTTATAGCAGATCATTTAATGGGAATGGATGCTTTAGACCAAGTAGCTGTGGATAAAGCTATGATAGAATTAGACGGGACACCAAATAAAGGAAAATTAGGAGCAAATGCTATTTTAGGTGTATCTTTGGCAGTGGCTAAAGCAGCTGCAAACCAATTAGGATTACCTTTATACAGATATTTAGGTGGAGTAAATTCTAAAGAATTACCAGTACCAATGATGAATATCCTGAATGGAGGATCACATGCTGATTCGGCTGTAGATGTACAGGAATTCATGGTTCAGCCGGTAGGAGCAAAAACATACAAAGAAGGATTAAGAATGGGTGCTGAAATTTTCCATCACTTAGGTAAAATCCTTAAAGAAAACGGAGATTCTACAAATGTTGGTAATGAAGGTGGATATGCACCTGCTAAAATCAACGGAACAGAAGGAGCACTTGATATTATTTCTCAGGCAGTGGAAAGAGCAGGATATAAATTAGGTGAAGAAATCACATTCGCACTGGATGCAGCTTCAAGTGAATTCGCTAAAAAAGACGGAGATAAGTATACTTACCACTTCACAAGAGAAGGCGGAGTAGAAAGAACATCAGAAGAAATGGTAGAATGGTATGCAGGTCTTGTTGCTAAATATCCTATTATTTCAATAGAAGACGGTTTAGCAGAAGATGACTGGGACGGGTTCAAAAAACTTACTGAAAAATTAGGGAAAACTGTACAGTTAGTAGGAGACGATTTATTCGTAACTAATACTGAAAGATTATCAAGAGGAATCAGAGAGGGAATAGCTAACTCTATCCTTATCAAAGTTAACCAAATAGGAACATTAACAGAAACTCTTGATGCTATAGAAATGGCTAAAAAAGCAGGATATACAGCAGTTATCTCTCACAGATCAGGAGAAACTGAAGATGATACTATAGCTGATATAGCAGTAGCTACAAATGCAGGTCAGATCAAAACTGGTTCTGCTTCAAGAACAGACAGAATGGCTAAATACAACCAGTTATTAAGAATCGAAGATGACTTGGCTGAAGAGGCTATCTATGAAGGAATTAACACTTTCTATAACATAAGAAAAAAATAG
- the rd gene encoding rubredoxin has product MKKWVCLVCGYVYDPEIGDPDSGIAPGTSFEDLPEDWVCPLCAVGKDQFEALD; this is encoded by the coding sequence ATGAAAAAATGGGTTTGTTTAGTATGCGGATATGTTTATGATCCTGAAATCGGAGATCCTGACAGCGGTATAGCTCCAGGGACATCATTTGAAGATTTACCCGAGGATTGGGTATGTCCTTTATGTGCTGTAGGAAAAGATCAATTTGAAGCTTTAGATTAA
- a CDS encoding peptidylprolyl isomerase, which yields MALRKFKKLMVPLSVLFIAAMLVPIFLKIGESIRAGKNIQQNNEVIAEVNGHKIHRLDLERGVAGVKNKIMQIKSMKAQQGIEDNSEVPDDIIKKVILGELVSNALLVSSAEDLKIKASDKEINDKINEIKAGVAKGESFLNYLQSMGIANEKELKRMIKESIEVSRVLETQQKAHKLSEEDLKKYYEMYRYTDFQDQTFEQAKPTIEDYVGKEYSDLIRNSLIEKQREKAKIVFKDDEIKKLYEEMVRPIAEKEGYSFKEALMDTRILMMVVSTGTEYSEDLIAKVRESIQKDLDNLVAVGKAAKEKGIKASPDFVGVDELRDLGKRYFVYLVDSYNPSDADLKKIYDADQGKYDIRHSVGGYVVGDFFDPTEADKENTKKSAEELKKTLTPENFVETAKKVSEDPGSKDQGGELGWVDSNTNFVPEFLEAIKSAQKGQIIGPVQTEFGSHIIYVEDVDSANPDKKKVSHILLLPKPSEASRKELVDRLDTLKKELEEKKVTWTDVIDQDKYKYEVKEVFKKIYENSAVPGIGFVEEANKKLFASKVDEVLSYEVNGGYFLMVKTAEVPYKKRTFEEVKGQIRNEEALKYATQELDKLL from the coding sequence ATGGCACTTAGAAAATTTAAAAAGCTGATGGTACCACTGTCTGTTTTATTCATTGCAGCTATGCTTGTACCCATTTTCTTGAAAATAGGCGAAAGCATCAGAGCAGGAAAAAATATCCAGCAAAATAATGAAGTCATTGCAGAAGTGAACGGGCATAAAATACATAGACTGGATCTGGAACGTGGTGTAGCCGGAGTAAAGAATAAAATAATGCAGATAAAATCAATGAAAGCGCAGCAAGGAATAGAAGATAACAGCGAAGTACCTGATGATATTATTAAAAAGGTCATTTTGGGAGAATTAGTATCGAACGCCTTACTGGTAAGCAGTGCTGAAGATTTGAAAATAAAAGCAAGCGATAAAGAGATTAATGATAAAATAAATGAGATAAAAGCCGGAGTTGCCAAAGGGGAGAGTTTTCTTAACTATCTTCAGTCAATGGGAATTGCCAATGAAAAAGAATTGAAAAGAATGATAAAGGAAAGCATCGAAGTGTCAAGAGTTCTTGAAACACAGCAAAAAGCGCATAAGCTTTCCGAAGAAGATCTGAAAAAATATTATGAAATGTATAGATATACTGATTTTCAGGATCAGACTTTTGAACAGGCAAAACCAACAATAGAGGATTATGTGGGAAAAGAGTATTCTGATCTTATAAGAAATTCATTAATAGAAAAGCAGAGAGAAAAAGCAAAAATAGTTTTTAAAGATGATGAAATAAAGAAGCTGTACGAAGAAATGGTAAGACCGATCGCGGAAAAAGAAGGGTATTCATTCAAAGAAGCACTGATGGATACAAGAATTCTTATGATGGTAGTTTCTACCGGAACAGAATACAGTGAAGACCTTATTGCAAAAGTTCGTGAAAGCATACAGAAAGATCTTGATAATCTTGTTGCGGTAGGTAAGGCCGCTAAGGAAAAGGGAATTAAGGCATCACCGGATTTCGTGGGCGTAGATGAACTAAGAGATCTTGGAAAGAGATATTTTGTATATCTTGTAGATTCATACAACCCGTCTGATGCGGACTTAAAGAAAATATACGATGCAGATCAGGGAAAATATGATATAAGACATAGTGTAGGCGGATATGTGGTAGGGGATTTCTTTGATCCTACAGAAGCAGATAAAGAAAACACAAAGAAGAGCGCAGAGGAGCTGAAAAAGACCCTTACTCCTGAGAATTTTGTCGAAACAGCCAAGAAGGTAAGTGAGGATCCCGGAAGTAAAGATCAGGGCGGAGAATTGGGATGGGTAGATTCCAATACTAATTTCGTGCCGGAATTTCTTGAAGCAATAAAATCTGCACAAAAAGGACAAATAATAGGTCCTGTTCAGACAGAATTCGGATCACACATTATCTATGTGGAGGATGTAGATTCAGCTAATCCTGACAAGAAGAAAGTAAGTCATATACTGTTACTTCCAAAGCCTTCGGAAGCTTCAAGAAAAGAGCTGGTGGACAGACTTGATACACTGAAAAAAGAGCTGGAGGAAAAGAAAGTAACATGGACAGATGTAATAGATCAGGACAAATATAAATATGAAGTAAAAGAAGTATTTAAGAAAATATATGAAAACTCTGCAGTGCCGGGAATAGGATTCGTAGAAGAAGCCAATAAAAAATTATTTGCCTCAAAAGTAGATGAAGTTTTGTCTTATGAAGTAAACGGAGGTTATTTCCTAATGGTAAAAACTGCTGAAGTTCCATATAAAAAGCGTACCTTTGAAGAGGTAAAGGGTCAGATCAGAAATGAAGAGGCATTGAAATACGCAACACAGGAGCTTGATAAATTATTATAA
- a CDS encoding TetR/AcrR family transcriptional regulator: MKKEKTVANKETKSLIINCAGRLIAKYGYANVTSKSICKEAKVNMAAINYHFGSRDGLYRAVLKETHDFLISVSELNKLHLSDITAKEKIEVFIDIFIERLSNKKNWYLKVWAREIVNPSPFITQILSKKTLLKLNIVAKIFSEYTKLPITDLKLYSCILSTVSPFALAFLAHDTFELLPVKFSEKELAAHTKEVVLAGLDKFREAQS; the protein is encoded by the coding sequence ATGAAAAAAGAAAAAACAGTTGCTAATAAGGAAACAAAGAGTTTAATTATTAACTGCGCTGGTAGACTAATAGCCAAATACGGTTATGCTAATGTAACCAGTAAAAGTATCTGTAAAGAAGCTAAAGTGAATATGGCGGCTATCAATTATCATTTTGGAAGCCGGGACGGATTATACAGAGCTGTCCTCAAGGAAACACATGATTTTTTAATCAGCGTCAGCGAACTGAATAAACTGCATTTAAGCGACATAACCGCAAAAGAAAAAATCGAAGTTTTTATTGATATTTTTATAGAAAGATTATCCAATAAAAAAAACTGGTATTTAAAGGTATGGGCAAGGGAAATTGTCAACCCGTCACCTTTTATAACTCAGATATTATCAAAGAAAACTCTTTTGAAATTAAATATTGTAGCAAAAATATTCAGTGAATATACGAAATTACCTATTACGGATCTCAAATTATACAGCTGTATACTCAGTACTGTATCACCTTTTGCCTTAGCTTTTCTGGCACACGATACATTTGAACTTTTACCTGTAAAATTTTCCGAAAAGGAACTGGCAGCCCATACAAAAGAAGTTGTCCTCGCCGGATTAGATAAATTTCGGGAAGCACAATCCTGA
- a CDS encoding glycoside hydrolase family 2 protein, producing MHRNEYPRPDFVREHWACLNGIWDFEFDDNNIGMSSKWYKKDHKLTEKINVPFVFQSKLSNININDFHDFIWYKREFTIDDSWKNKDILLHFGAVDYRCHVFINGELAGSHEGGHTSFYLNITNYLTWNKEEITVYVEDPSDDETIPRGKQYWLENPESIWYKRSSGIWQSVWIEPVNKNYITDFRCTPLFDQGSVEFNIKTKSAKKNTKIMIQISFRDTLIAEDIITVNNIETKRIYDIFQKKIFRGCTHGSGWTWTPENPNLFDVTLTLLTNDKVSDKIESYFGMRKIHTENGKVYLNNRPYYQRLVLDQGYWPDSLMTAPSDEDFKKDIILAKQMGFNGCRKHQKIEDRRFLYWADKLGYLVWSEMPSTISYDSNSVSRITNEWIESVDRDYNHPCIVTWVALNESWGVSEINYNKMQQSHSLSLYYMLHSLDNTRPVIANDGWEATKTDICAVHNYQHGTKDEKEKYEKFIKDLSTKEDILDSVPAGRNIYADEFEYTGEPVMLTEFGGIGYDKIRPDGWGYTVASSEAEFIHDLERVFDALRKSKVLTGFCYTQFTDVEQEINGLLTYEREPKCDLEIIKNIVEK from the coding sequence ATGCATAGAAATGAATATCCCAGACCGGATTTTGTGAGGGAACATTGGGCTTGTCTAAACGGTATATGGGATTTTGAATTTGATGATAATAATATCGGAATGTCATCAAAATGGTATAAAAAAGATCATAAGCTTACTGAAAAAATCAATGTTCCTTTTGTTTTTCAATCAAAGCTAAGTAATATCAATATAAATGATTTTCACGATTTTATCTGGTATAAAAGAGAATTTACAATAGATGATTCCTGGAAAAATAAAGATATTTTACTGCATTTCGGAGCCGTGGATTACAGATGTCATGTTTTTATCAACGGAGAGCTGGCAGGAAGCCACGAAGGCGGACACACTTCCTTTTATCTGAATATCACCAATTATCTTACATGGAATAAAGAGGAAATAACTGTATATGTAGAAGATCCTTCTGATGATGAGACTATCCCAAGGGGAAAGCAATACTGGCTTGAAAATCCCGAGAGTATTTGGTATAAGCGTTCCAGCGGCATCTGGCAGTCTGTCTGGATTGAACCTGTTAATAAAAACTATATCACAGACTTTAGATGTACTCCTTTATTTGATCAGGGTTCTGTAGAATTTAACATAAAAACAAAATCTGCCAAAAAAAATACAAAAATCATGATACAAATCTCATTTAGGGATACCCTGATAGCTGAAGATATAATAACTGTCAATAATATTGAAACTAAACGTATCTACGATATTTTTCAAAAGAAAATTTTCAGAGGCTGCACGCATGGTTCCGGATGGACATGGACTCCTGAAAATCCTAATTTATTTGATGTTACACTTACTCTTCTTACCAATGACAAAGTCTCAGATAAAATAGAAAGTTATTTTGGAATGAGAAAAATACATACTGAAAACGGAAAAGTATACCTGAATAACAGACCTTATTATCAAAGACTGGTACTGGATCAGGGCTACTGGCCCGACAGCCTTATGACAGCCCCTTCTGATGAGGATTTTAAAAAAGATATTATACTGGCAAAACAGATGGGCTTTAACGGATGCAGAAAACATCAAAAGATAGAAGACCGGCGTTTTCTTTACTGGGCTGATAAACTCGGCTATCTTGTATGGAGCGAGATGCCCAGCACTATCTCATATGATTCGAATTCTGTTTCCAGAATTACAAATGAATGGATAGAATCCGTAGACAGAGATTATAATCATCCCTGTATTGTTACATGGGTTGCATTAAATGAAAGCTGGGGTGTTTCGGAAATTAATTATAATAAAATGCAGCAAAGCCACTCACTTTCTTTATATTATATGCTTCACTCGCTTGACAATACCAGACCGGTTATTGCAAATGACGGATGGGAAGCTACAAAAACTGATATTTGCGCTGTACATAATTACCAACATGGTACAAAAGATGAGAAAGAAAAATATGAGAAATTTATCAAAGATTTGAGTACAAAAGAAGACATACTGGACTCTGTACCGGCGGGGCGTAATATTTATGCTGACGAATTCGAATATACCGGCGAGCCTGTTATGCTCACAGAATTCGGCGGGATCGGCTATGATAAAATCCGTCCTGACGGCTGGGGATACACAGTTGCTTCCAGTGAAGCAGAATTTATTCATGATTTAGAGCGTGTCTTCGATGCCCTGCGAAAATCAAAAGTATTAACCGGATTCTGCTATACACAGTTTACTGATGTAGAACAGGAAATAAACGGTCTTCTTACTTATGAGCGTGAACCAAAATGTGATTTGGAAATTATAAAAAATATTGTAGAAAAGTAA
- a CDS encoding ABC transporter permease, with product MDNIMTFLLKFRNMCRKELLTTLKDPATRIVLFLPVVLQGILFGYAATYNLDSVPYACIDNSRSATSVEFLSRLDGTGVFQRVQTLMNADGIAQSIDSNKAMMVISIDSDFERKLAEGGSAAIQVIIDGRNTMTAAVALGYINDIIGDFNAERNGNEQLINIETRAWYNPNLITRWSFLPGMIAALSLIQILMLAGLSVAREREQGTFDQLLVTPLSSTEILIGKAVPPLLIGMMQVTFIMILCVFWFKIPLNGSLLTLYLTVFIFMLSCIGIGLSISAVSTSMQQVMVYTFVLMMPMVLLSGLATPIRNMPEILQIATYANPLRFGVDAIRRVYLEGSTLAQVAHNFIPMTAVAAVTLPLAVRLFRNKLT from the coding sequence ATGGATAATATTATGACATTTTTATTAAAATTTAGAAATATGTGCAGAAAAGAACTTTTAACTACTTTGAAAGATCCTGCCACAAGAATAGTACTTTTTCTTCCGGTTGTTTTACAGGGTATTTTATTCGGGTATGCGGCAACTTATAATCTTGACAGTGTTCCATATGCCTGTATTGATAACAGCAGAAGTGCAACATCCGTCGAATTTCTTTCCAGACTTGACGGAACAGGTGTTTTTCAGCGTGTCCAGACCCTTATGAATGCCGACGGAATCGCACAAAGTATAGATTCTAATAAAGCAATGATGGTAATCAGCATAGACTCTGATTTTGAAAGAAAGCTCGCAGAAGGCGGTTCTGCTGCAATTCAGGTAATTATAGACGGACGTAATACCATGACAGCCGCTGTAGCTTTAGGATATATTAATGATATTATAGGAGATTTCAATGCTGAAAGAAACGGAAATGAGCAGCTGATAAATATTGAAACAAGAGCATGGTACAATCCTAACCTTATTACAAGATGGAGCTTTCTGCCGGGAATGATAGCAGCACTCAGCCTGATACAGATTTTGATGCTTGCAGGCCTGTCTGTTGCCAGAGAAAGAGAACAGGGAACTTTTGACCAGCTTCTTGTTACTCCGCTTTCTTCAACTGAAATTTTAATTGGTAAGGCTGTTCCGCCATTACTCATTGGCATGATGCAGGTGACTTTTATTATGATTTTATGTGTATTTTGGTTTAAAATACCTCTGAATGGTTCACTGCTTACACTCTACCTCACAGTTTTTATCTTCATGCTCAGCTGTATCGGTATCGGATTATCTATTTCGGCAGTTTCTACAAGTATGCAGCAGGTAATGGTGTACACTTTTGTTCTTATGATGCCGATGGTTCTGTTATCCGGTCTGGCAACACCTATACGTAACATGCCTGAAATTCTTCAGATTGCTACTTATGCTAATCCGCTGCGTTTTGGAGTGGATGCCATAAGGAGAGTTTATCTTGAAGGCAGCACTCTGGCTCAGGTTGCCCATAATTTTATTCCTATGACGGCAGTCGCAGCAGTGACTCTTCCGCTGGCAGTCCGTTTATTTAGAAATAAATTAACTTAA
- a CDS encoding ATP-binding cassette domain-containing protein — translation MNEENIVIAENLHKSFFSKSSKKTTDALTDINIEIPRGKLTALIGPDGAGKTTFIRLVCGLMFPSDGKLTVLGMETKDNPQEIQNKISYMPQRFGLYEDLSIQENLNLYADLHGVSQEERKKRFSELLKMTGLEPFTERQAGKLSGGMKQKLGLACTLVRSPELLLLDEPTVGVDPLSRKELWEILQKLVKDEKITILVSTAYMDEAELCQKVIVMHKSQVLAVGTPKELCLKAENRCFIVQPPAEMPSRILQTKLLDYKESIIDAVPEGGEVRFIARSEDAVNSIKNITNDLHIQKVNAGLEDGFMLLLHEYEDNHREYTEEILPVKFPDTFEISDQIDIEVNNLVRKFGDFTAVANTSFQVHKGEIFGLLGPNGAGKTTTFRMLCGLLPATSGFLSVAGVNLRKARTQARKNIGYVAQKFSLYSTLTVDENLKFFGGVYGLKKEKLRKRMEDVKEQFDLRGLEAKPSGELPGGFKQRLSMAVALLHEPKILFLDEPTSGIDPLARRSFWRQITALAAGGTTIIITTHFMEEAEYCDRIMIQDQGKMLILGTPQEVREKAGKDIKTMNQAFIEIIGESRSPH, via the coding sequence ATGAATGAAGAAAATATAGTTATTGCAGAAAACTTACATAAAAGCTTTTTTTCTAAATCATCAAAAAAGACAACAGATGCTCTCACAGATATTAATATTGAAATTCCAAGGGGAAAGCTTACTGCCTTGATAGGTCCTGACGGTGCCGGTAAAACAACTTTCATCCGGCTGGTCTGCGGACTTATGTTTCCAAGTGACGGAAAGCTCACAGTACTTGGCATGGAAACTAAAGATAATCCTCAGGAAATCCAGAATAAAATAAGCTATATGCCTCAGCGTTTTGGTCTTTATGAAGATTTGAGCATACAGGAAAATTTGAATCTTTATGCTGATCTGCACGGAGTATCGCAGGAGGAGCGCAAAAAACGTTTCAGCGAGCTTTTAAAAATGACAGGTTTGGAGCCTTTTACCGAAAGACAGGCCGGAAAACTGTCAGGAGGAATGAAGCAAAAACTGGGATTAGCCTGTACTCTTGTCCGTTCTCCGGAGCTTTTACTGCTGGATGAACCCACAGTGGGTGTTGATCCTCTTTCAAGAAAAGAATTATGGGAAATTTTACAAAAACTTGTTAAAGATGAAAAAATCACCATTCTTGTAAGTACTGCTTATATGGATGAAGCAGAGCTGTGCCAGAAAGTAATAGTAATGCATAAAAGCCAGGTATTAGCTGTAGGAACACCAAAAGAATTATGTCTGAAAGCTGAAAACAGATGTTTTATAGTTCAGCCTCCTGCAGAAATGCCCTCGCGTATTTTACAGACAAAGCTTCTTGATTATAAGGAAAGCATTATTGATGCCGTTCCTGAGGGAGGAGAGGTAAGATTTATTGCCCGTTCGGAAGATGCTGTTAACAGCATTAAAAATATAACAAATGATCTGCATATTCAGAAGGTTAATGCCGGTCTGGAAGACGGATTCATGCTTTTACTCCATGAATACGAAGACAATCATAGAGAGTATACAGAAGAGATACTTCCTGTAAAATTTCCTGATACTTTCGAAATATCAGACCAGATTGACATAGAGGTTAATAACCTTGTCCGTAAATTCGGAGATTTTACAGCTGTGGCAAACACCTCCTTTCAGGTACATAAAGGAGAAATCTTCGGACTTCTGGGACCAAACGGTGCCGGTAAAACAACAACTTTCAGAATGCTCTGCGGTCTGCTTCCGGCGACAAGCGGTTTTCTTTCTGTAGCCGGTGTTAATCTGCGTAAAGCCAGAACTCAGGCCAGAAAAAATATTGGATATGTTGCACAAAAATTTTCCTTATATTCTACTTTGACTGTAGATGAAAATCTAAAATTTTTCGGCGGAGTCTACGGCTTGAAAAAAGAAAAACTAAGAAAAAGAATGGAAGATGTAAAGGAACAGTTTGATCTGAGAGGACTGGAAGCGAAGCCGAGCGGCGAGCTTCCCGGAGGATTTAAGCAGCGTTTATCAATGGCTGTAGCACTTCTGCATGAACCCAAAATTCTCTTTCTTGATGAACCTACCAGTGGTATTGATCCTTTAGCACGGCGTTCTTTCTGGCGCCAAATAACAGCTCTTGCTGCAGGAGGTACTACAATAATTATTACTACACACTTTATGGAGGAAGCAGAGTACTGTGATCGTATTATGATACAGGATCAGGGTAAAATGCTGATATTGGGAACCCCTCAGGAAGTAAGAGAAAAAGCCGGTAAGGATATAAAAACAATGAATCAGGCTTTTATCGAAATAATAGGGGAAAGCCGTTCACCCCACTAG
- a CDS encoding ABC transporter permease — translation MIKNDFLIRLTAMTNKEFHQLMRDNSSILIGIFLPIILIFIIGYGVSLDVKKVPIATVLEDTSPTVHEVLSFLNGSEYFAPIYVTSMHEAKELMDNRDVDAIIRIPSDFSKNLYTRGSSMQLILYGVDSTTATTVKGYVEGSVKQWEALNKARFINGSTAGIITVENRMWFNDANSSIWYFIPGLIVLIITIVGVFLTSLVMAREWERGTLESLFISPVKPLEILLSKMIPYFCIAMIGLAFCLIAARFLFKVPIHGSLTLIILSSMLYLLATLGMGLTISSITKNQFLASQIALVVSFLPAMMLTGFLFDLRSVPFFIRSVGQILPATYYLQLLKSLFLAGNNWNLIFKNCFILFAYAVFFVSAALKVTKKTVE, via the coding sequence ATGATTAAGAATGATTTTTTAATACGTCTTACCGCAATGACAAATAAAGAATTTCATCAGTTAATGCGGGATAACAGCAGTATTTTAATCGGAATATTTTTACCTATTATTCTCATATTTATTATAGGATATGGTGTTTCACTTGATGTAAAAAAAGTTCCCATAGCAACGGTTCTTGAAGATACCTCCCCTACAGTTCATGAAGTTTTGAGCTTCCTTAACGGATCAGAATATTTTGCCCCTATTTATGTGACTTCTATGCATGAAGCAAAAGAACTAATGGATAACCGTGATGTTGATGCTATTATAAGAATCCCATCTGATTTTTCAAAAAATTTATATACTCGCGGAAGCTCGATGCAGCTGATTTTATATGGTGTGGATTCCACTACGGCTACAACGGTAAAAGGATATGTGGAAGGTTCCGTAAAGCAGTGGGAGGCATTAAACAAAGCCAGATTCATAAACGGTTCCACTGCGGGAATCATAACCGTGGAAAACAGAATGTGGTTTAATGATGCGAATTCAAGCATCTGGTATTTTATTCCGGGACTAATAGTGCTTATAATAACTATTGTAGGAGTGTTTCTGACCTCGCTTGTTATGGCACGTGAATGGGAACGCGGAACATTGGAATCACTGTTTATTTCACCAGTAAAACCCTTAGAAATATTATTGTCAAAAATGATCCCGTATTTCTGTATTGCCATGATCGGGCTTGCTTTTTGTCTTATTGCTGCACGGTTTTTATTCAAAGTACCTATACATGGTTCCCTGACCCTTATTATACTGTCTTCCATGCTTTATCTGCTCGCCACTTTGGGAATGGGACTGACCATATCATCCATTACCAAAAATCAGTTTTTGGCAAGCCAGATAGCATTGGTAGTGAGCTTTTTGCCTGCAATGATGCTGACAGGATTTTTGTTTGATTTACGGAGTGTTCCTTTTTTTATCCGCAGCGTCGGACAGATACTGCCGGCAACATATTATTTACAGCTGCTTAAATCACTTTTTCTTGCAGGAAACAACTGGAATCTGATTTTTAAAAACTGCTTCATTCTATTTGCTTATGCTGTATTTTTTGTATCTGCCGCACTTAAAGTAACTAAAAAAACTGTAGAATAA